The following is a genomic window from Pirellulales bacterium.
AATGCGGCTTCGAGCCCGGCGCCGGCCTTCGAAATTCCCGTTTTGAGCACGTCGTAATCGGCGGCCTTCGGATCGCAGGCCGCCATCAATAGGGCCAGATTTTTTTCCACGCTTTCGACAAACTGCTGGTGCTTCGTGCCGGCCGTGGCTGTGCTGAGCCCCTTAAGGCCGCGATCCAAGGCGTACAACTGGCTGCGCAGCAGAGGAATGGAAACGAACAGTTCACGGTTCGTTGCGCCGGCAAGGCCAGCGCCGGCGGCTCCGGGCTGGGCCGCGGCGCCGAGCAATCCGCCGGCGGTTGCGGATGCGGCGTTGGTCGGCGCCGGAACTCCGGCTGCGTCTCGGCGCTCGTCGGCCCGCGCCAGTTCGGCTTTGTAGGCATCGACGGCGACCTGGCCGATGCTTGCCGCCGTGGCCGATGCGTTCATCGATTCGGGGGCGTGGAATGAAATGCTGCCGAGCGCCTTGGCGGCCGAACACGACAATTCAGGCGACGATTGACTGTCTTTCAAGATTCCGTCAAGCGCGGCGACCACCGTGAGATTCGGCCCGGCATCGCCGAGCGCGGCCAGCACGTCGATCGCGCGGCGGCGAATCCAATCGTGCCCGTCGGCGGTTCGGCCTTTCGGTGGCGTTTTCTCGTTGACGATTTTTAGCATCGCGGCGATGAATTGAGGCCGCGCCGCTCCCTCCGTTCCCGCCTCGGCGTGCTTCAGCAATCCGTCGAGCGCTGCGACCCGAACCACATCGATCGAATCGAGGCAGGCCAGGAGCGCGGGTATCGTGGTCCGAAGCGGCTTTTCCGAGCCCGATTCCTGTAAGCTGGCGATCAAGAGCGCGGCATTGTAGCGGGCCAAGGGATGGTAGTTGCCTAGTGCGATCGTGCGCATCGCTTGGATCGTTATTTGCGTCAAATGGTTGAAGGGCTCTTGATTGGAATTCTTGCCGGCTTGAAGGATGAAAAACTTGGTGAATTCGTCGCGGCAGGTCGGCAACATACTATGCCGCCACTTCACCGCCTTGTTTTTCGGATCCTCGGTCATCGTCAGCACATTGGCGCCGGGCTCTTTGTAAAGCGTGAATTGCGGGAACAGGATGTTATTGAAGTACGCATCGAACACGACGACGTTCCAATCCAGATCGCCCCGCAGCATCGCGCGCGGATCCTTGTTCTGCGACGCATTGCTAGCCTTGTTCCAACCGCGCAGCGATGGCGGGTCGACCGGCATTTCGAGATACGGCGCCGCAGGGTCGGCGGCCCGAGCGACCCTTGCCGCCGTCGTCCACCAACCGAACACAAGCGCCAAGCCCACCAAGCTGCCCAACGCGGGCAGCCAAAATCGAATCGCCGCTCGCCTGATAAAGATCGTTTGCGCGACCATAGACAATGCCTCCCCCGCTCGTTCCGATGAAGAGATCCGTTCCGGAATCTTTAGACAAGCCTGCTCCGTAATCAAGACTACTCGTGGCGCAATGGCGATGTCAAGCGAAACGGGGGGTTCGAGCGAGGGGCGCGACGCGGGGAAGGACAGGCGGGAGGCGTCGGCGCGCGCGGCGCGCCCAGGCAAGGACCGGAAGAATCGCTCGGCGATTGAGGACGGCGCGGCGGCCTTCCCTGGGCTTACAGCGATAGCGGCGGTGGTGCTTGCGTTGGTTCGAAACACGTGGTACCACTCATCGCCGTATGACACTCCTCTATTCCGATCCGCGGTTTCTCAACCATCGCACCGGCGATCATCCGGAAAATCCCTCGCGGCTCGAACACATCGTCCGGCTGCTCGATGCTAGCAAATTGGCCGATCGCTGCCGGCGAGCGGAATGGCGGCCCGCGTCGCCGAACGAAATTACCGGCGTTCACCAGCCGGCATATATCGAGGCGGTCGTGGAATTCATCGGCCGCGGCGGCGGGCAGATCGAAGCCGATACGGTCGTCAGCCCCGGCTCGCTGGAAGCGGCCCAACTGGCGGTCGGAGCCGTGCGCGATGCGGTCGGCCGCGTCGTTGCCGGGGAAGATGCGACAGCGCTTTGCTTGGTGCGGCCGCCGGGGCATCATGCCCGGCCCGCTGCCGTGATGGGCTTCTGCCTCTTCAACAACGTGGCCGTCGGGGCGCGGATGGCCATCGACGAATTGCAACTCGACCGAGTGCTCGTGGTCGACTGGGATGTCCACCATGGCAATGGCACGCAAGAATCGTTTTGGAGCGACGAGCAAGTCGGATTCATGTCGATTCATCGGTATCCGTTTTACCCCGGCAGCGGCGCGGCAGACGAAACCGGCGGCGGCCCGGGCCTCGGCGCGACGTTGAACCTGCCGGTCGCCCTCGGCACTTCGCGAGCGGATTACCTGGCCCGATTTACCGATGAACTCGACCGCTTCGCCGATCGCATCCAGCCGCAGTTGGTGCTCGTCAGCGCGGGTTTCGACAGCCATCGCGCCGATCCGATCGGTTCGCTCGGATTGGAAGTCGAAGATTTTGCCACGTTGACGCGAGCGGTTCGTGCCGTGGCCGACGCCCACGCCGGCGGCCGAATCGTCAGCGTTTTGGAAGGGGGATATAATCCACCAGTGCTCGCTGAATGCGTCGCGATCCACCTGAGCGAATTGCTATCGCTGGAGTAAACCTTCCCATGTAGCAGGCACACGCCGTGTGCCGTCCGCCCGTCGCGGCGCGCTACTTACTTAACGCCGCGCCGCGCACCGAGCGGTGCCGACGGCACACGGAATGTGCCTACTACGTTGGTCGCTCCGTTCGTCGATAGCGACTCCTGACCACTGGCCCCTGACCCCTGTTTCGTATGTCCCTCCTCGCCGATGTCGACGCCTTCTGCCGTGAGTTGCGTCCGATCGAAGATTTGCACTATCTCGAACGCCGGCAGAACGAACAGTTGGTGCCGCTGGCGTTGAAATACAATTTGCTCGGAATGCCGGTGCCGAACGAATATGGCGGGCGCGGGGCCGATGCTGTGACCTACGCGAGGGCGCTGGTGCGGATCGGCCGCGAAGGAACCGGAGTGCGAACTTTTTTTTCCGGCCACACGTCGATCGGCCAATATCCGATCCTGCGATTCGGAACCGCCGAGCAGAAGCAAGCGTATCTCGCCTCTTCGACTCGCGGCGAGCGGATCATGGCCTTCGCCCTGACCGAGCCCGAGGCCGGCAGCAATCCGCTGGAAATGACGAGCACCTATCGCCGCGATGGCGGGCGGTTCTTGTTGAGCGGCGTGAAGTATCTGATCTCGAACGGCGGCATCGCCGACACGGTGATCGCGTTTGCCTATCCGGCCGACGGCAGTGATCCAGAACGTAGCGGTGCCGGCCGCCGCATCAGCGCGTTTATCGTCGACACGGCCGGCGCCACCTTCGAGCGCGAAGACTTGCCGGCCAAACTCGGCATGCCGACGGTGAACACCGGGATGTTCGAAATGATCGACCATCCGGTGCCCGTCGAAAATCTTCTGGGGGGCGAAGGGGAAGGATTTCGCATTGCAATGGCGACGCTGATTTCCGGCCGCCTGAGCGTGGCGGCGGGATGCTTGGGCGTGATCGAAGATTGCCTGGCCGAGGTGTTGGAATATTGCCGCACCCGGCATCAACACGGCAAGCCGATCGGCCGGCATCAGTTGGTGCAGGAACATGTGGCGGCGATTGAATTGGCCCGCAATTCCAGCGGGCTGATGATCGAGCAAGCCGCGGCAGCGAAGCAATTGGCGGAAGAGAACCCGGCAGATGCGGCGCTCACCGCGGCGGCCGACCTGCAGGTGGCGCAGGCCAAGCTGTTCGCATCGAACGCGGCCTGGGACGCCGCCGACCGGGCGGTGCAAGTCTTTGGCGGCCGCGGCTGGTCGAATCTCTATCGCGTCGGCAGGCATCTGCAAGACGTTCGCGTGTGCCGCATCTACGAAGGTACCGACGAGATCCTGAAGTTGAAGATCGCGGCCGCCTTGCTCGGCAAGGAATTCTCGGCGTTCTAACAGCCCGTTGAAAAAGGGGATTGGCTTCGAGCGCCCGGGCGGGCTTATCGGACATTTGCCGCGAGGTGCCTGCCCCTTTTTCAATAGACTGCTAAGCCGTCGAAGGACGGCCTGGGCGTTTCGGACGGCCGTCTTCGCTAACGCTTCGGGCTAGCGTGCGTGCGTCGAACGGATGCTGGCCCGAAGCGTCAGCGAGGAATCGCCGCGAACCGATCGTTCCCTTGAGCCGCCGGCGCTTCCATGGCCCACGCTGGTCCGAGTTTGCCGGCTATTCCGCTTTTGCCGCGCTTCTGGCGGCGCGGATTGTCCTATATTTGCTTGGCGTGCGGCGCGCTTTGCGCGGCCGATGTCGCCGACGATCCCCCTTGCAATCGCCAAGCAAATTTTGTCGATCTCACATGTCCGCCGCAGACGCCATCGACATCGACGACACGCCGACCCGAGCGCTGCGCCATCCGGCAGCGGGAATGGCGGGCGTCGCGATTGCGCCCGCGGATGAGCCGCCGGCGCAGCGCAGCCCGCGCCGCCGGCTATTGAGCTACGAACTCGGTGAACCGATCGGCTCGGGCGGCATGGGAACGGTTTACAAGGCCGTCCACAC
Proteins encoded in this region:
- a CDS encoding histone deacetylase → MTLLYSDPRFLNHRTGDHPENPSRLEHIVRLLDASKLADRCRRAEWRPASPNEITGVHQPAYIEAVVEFIGRGGGQIEADTVVSPGSLEAAQLAVGAVRDAVGRVVAGEDATALCLVRPPGHHARPAAVMGFCLFNNVAVGARMAIDELQLDRVLVVDWDVHHGNGTQESFWSDEQVGFMSIHRYPFYPGSGAADETGGGPGLGATLNLPVALGTSRADYLARFTDELDRFADRIQPQLVLVSAGFDSHRADPIGSLGLEVEDFATLTRAVRAVADAHAGGRIVSVLEGGYNPPVLAECVAIHLSELLSLE
- a CDS encoding acyl-CoA dehydrogenase family protein translates to MSLLADVDAFCRELRPIEDLHYLERRQNEQLVPLALKYNLLGMPVPNEYGGRGADAVTYARALVRIGREGTGVRTFFSGHTSIGQYPILRFGTAEQKQAYLASSTRGERIMAFALTEPEAGSNPLEMTSTYRRDGGRFLLSGVKYLISNGGIADTVIAFAYPADGSDPERSGAGRRISAFIVDTAGATFEREDLPAKLGMPTVNTGMFEMIDHPVPVENLLGGEGEGFRIAMATLISGRLSVAAGCLGVIEDCLAEVLEYCRTRHQHGKPIGRHQLVQEHVAAIELARNSSGLMIEQAAAAKQLAEENPADAALTAAADLQVAQAKLFASNAAWDAADRAVQVFGGRGWSNLYRVGRHLQDVRVCRIYEGTDEILKLKIAAALLGKEFSAF